Proteins found in one Vagococcus carniphilus genomic segment:
- the nusG gene encoding transcription termination/antitermination protein NusG produces MESFEKHWYVLHTYSGYENKVKTNIESRAQSMGMEDFIYRVVVPEQEEREVKNGKEKISAKKTFPGYVLVEMVMTDDSWYVVRNTPGVTGFVGSHGAGSKPAPLLDEEIEHILRKLGISKRHVELDVEVGETVTIIEGAFSGLTGEITEVDNEKQKLKVNIDMFGRETSTELDFEQIDKL; encoded by the coding sequence ATGGAATCATTTGAAAAACATTGGTATGTACTTCATACATATTCAGGTTATGAAAACAAAGTTAAAACAAATATTGAATCACGTGCGCAAAGTATGGGAATGGAAGATTTTATATATAGAGTCGTTGTGCCAGAGCAAGAGGAAAGAGAAGTAAAAAATGGTAAAGAAAAAATCTCTGCTAAAAAGACTTTCCCAGGTTACGTGTTAGTTGAAATGGTTATGACAGATGATTCATGGTATGTTGTTCGTAATACACCAGGTGTTACTGGATTCGTTGGTTCTCATGGTGCTGGAAGCAAGCCTGCTCCATTACTTGATGAAGAAATAGAACATATCTTACGTAAGTTAGGTATCAGTAAACGTCACGTTGAATTAGATGTTGAAGTAGGCGAAACAGTAACTATTATCGAAGGTGCATTCTCAGGCTTAACTGGAGAAATCACTGAAGTTGATAATGAAAAACAAAAACTTAAAGTAAACATTGATATGTTCGGTCGTGAAACAAGTACAGAATTAGACTTTGAACAAATTGACAAATTATAA
- a CDS encoding MATE family efflux transporter codes for MRKHHYLLIKNLHSFSLPLVFNQFFNSLIALFLARITGHISINAIAITNMVDLLIFSLLGILGAGTLSFNIYSSQIKDSDKTAFNDFFRSVIELNLIIGFFSILFIWLSMPFILAYFFHLNGTLLLLGEKYTFIISFKLIFTMLIFAFSNQLKVYKKTKTIFLIGIFSSLFQVLIAYILTTHVFSGDSRVLGIALASTTTVCLTLICHIILIKKELIMLLHTTSTKKKFLFFKSIPLFIQELIEGTFLSLLITSLLSQSGTLLYSSYVLSKYLTELALTPMFMYCHGLIIFIGEKIAKKEQQDLLVLPRLALLIILALYLFLITITWLIQGDLFLFFSKDTNLIKLASLYFPLVILVEGSRPFYEVHKYSLQALGFESLTLKITALSVMTLSFLFIYLSLINALHFLTILILLGVFNLIVSGLFSYFYKKKLSLFI; via the coding sequence ATGCGGAAACATCACTATTTACTTATTAAAAATCTTCATTCTTTTTCTCTGCCTCTTGTTTTTAATCAATTTTTCAATAGCTTAATTGCTCTTTTTTTGGCTCGAATCACTGGTCATATTTCAATTAACGCAATTGCTATCACAAATATGGTAGACCTTCTTATCTTTTCACTTTTAGGTATTCTAGGTGCTGGTACTCTTTCTTTTAATATCTATTCGTCTCAAATCAAAGACTCTGATAAAACAGCTTTCAATGACTTTTTTCGTTCTGTCATTGAATTAAATTTGATTATTGGATTCTTTTCAATTCTTTTTATTTGGCTTAGTATGCCTTTTATTTTAGCTTACTTCTTTCATCTTAACGGAACACTGCTTTTACTAGGAGAAAAATATACTTTTATCATCTCTTTCAAGCTTATTTTTACTATGCTCATTTTTGCTTTTAGTAATCAATTAAAAGTATATAAAAAAACTAAAACTATTTTTTTAATTGGTATTTTTTCTAGTCTTTTTCAAGTTTTGATAGCTTATATTTTAACAACCCATGTTTTTTCAGGAGATAGTCGAGTATTAGGTATAGCTTTAGCTTCTACCACAACAGTCTGTTTAACTCTTATTTGTCATATCATTCTGATAAAAAAAGAGCTAATTATGCTCTTACATACAACCTCTACTAAAAAGAAATTTTTATTTTTTAAAAGTATACCTTTGTTTATTCAAGAGTTAATTGAAGGCACTTTTTTAAGTTTATTGATTACCTCCTTATTAAGTCAATCAGGCACGCTTTTATACTCCAGTTATGTTCTTTCTAAGTATTTGACGGAACTAGCACTAACTCCCATGTTTATGTATTGTCATGGTTTAATTATTTTTATAGGTGAAAAAATAGCAAAAAAAGAACAACAAGATTTGTTGGTTTTACCACGGCTAGCACTACTTATTATTCTAGCCCTGTATCTTTTTTTGATTACTATAACGTGGCTAATTCAAGGAGATTTATTTTTATTTTTCTCTAAGGATACCAATCTAATTAAACTAGCTTCACTCTACTTCCCTTTGGTTATTTTAGTTGAAGGAAGTAGACCCTTTTATGAAGTTCATAAATATAGTTTGCAAGCACTTGGGTTTGAATCTCTCACATTAAAAATTACTGCTCTTAGTGTGATGACTTTAAGCTTTTTATTTATCTATTTATCCTTAATAAATGCACTTCATTTTTTAACTATTTTGATACTATTAGGTGTCTTCAATTTGATAGTTAGCGGGTTATTCTCTTATTTCTATAAGAAAAAATTATCTCTTTTTATTTAA
- the cbpA gene encoding cyclic di-AMP binding protein CbpA yields MLIESVCIPKRQLTTVNESCTLEEAIGILEQSGFRCVPVLDESEKIFRGNIYKMHIYRHKANGGDMSLPVTHLIKNATKFIHLNSSFFKIFFTIKELPYIAVLDNDNMFYGILTHSSLLGILSQSWNINEGRFALTVASTGKKGDLATMTKIISKHSDIASCITLDVGKDEYIRRTIVTLPAGTDKETCDIIVKALEKKDFFVAEVEDLTQN; encoded by the coding sequence ATGCTAATTGAATCAGTTTGTATACCTAAACGACAATTAACAACTGTCAATGAATCTTGTACGTTAGAAGAAGCCATTGGAATTCTTGAACAATCAGGCTTTCGTTGTGTTCCTGTACTAGATGAATCTGAAAAGATTTTCAGAGGAAATATTTATAAAATGCATATTTATCGCCACAAAGCAAACGGTGGAGATATGTCATTACCTGTAACACATTTGATTAAAAATGCGACAAAATTCATTCATTTGAATTCATCGTTTTTCAAAATTTTCTTTACAATTAAAGAACTTCCATATATTGCTGTTTTAGATAACGACAATATGTTTTATGGTATTTTAACTCATAGTAGTTTACTAGGTATTTTATCTCAGTCATGGAATATTAATGAAGGACGCTTCGCTTTAACTGTGGCATCAACAGGTAAAAAAGGTGACCTAGCTACTATGACAAAAATTATTTCTAAACACTCTGATATTGCAAGCTGTATTACTTTAGATGTCGGTAAAGACGAATACATTCGTAGAACAATCGTTACTTTACCAGCGGGAACAGATAAAGAAACCTGTGATATTATCGTTAAAGCTCTTGAAAAGAAAGACTTTTTCGTAGCTGAAGTAGAAGATTTAACACAAAATTAA
- the rpmG gene encoding 50S ribosomal protein L33 — protein MATKKSALACSECGSRNYSKAVNDANRTERLEVKKFCKYCKKHTLHRETK, from the coding sequence TTGGCAACTAAAAAATCAGCACTAGCTTGTTCAGAATGTGGTTCTAGAAATTATTCTAAAGCTGTGAATGACGCTAATCGTACAGAACGTTTAGAAGTAAAGAAATTTTGTAAGTATTGTAAAAAACATACACTACATCGGGAAACTAAGTAA
- the nhaC gene encoding Na+/H+ antiporter NhaC has product MNKKISLLEASIVLSLIILSISIGVIGLKLSPNITILFAISVSIFYVLIKRMPMEIINKGIVSGLKPGIIPIFIFLLVGALIAVWIQAGIIPTLMVVGFKIISVKWFVPSVFVVCAIVGSAVGSAFTVMSTIGIAFFGIGATIGLNPALVVGAIVSGSVFGDKMSPLSESTNLASAIAGADLFKHIKHMMWSTVPAFVISLILFAVFGMSNANADLSGIDTVITVLEKNFSISFWSIIPIVLMLACAWKKIPAIITILLNVIVGIIMILIQSPTVGIAKIATMVEKGFVSETGNQEIDLLLSRGGIDSMMPTVSLIILTLSLGGILMEIGLITTVIEALVKKLNSTWQLIVITLFSSIGVNIFIGEQFLSVILPGNAFKGAYKEKNLDPVVLGRTLEDGGTVINYLIPWGIAGSFVASTFGVPTLTYLPFVFFSLLSPVFSIVSAVTGIGVTYIEETN; this is encoded by the coding sequence ATGAATAAAAAAATAAGCCTATTAGAGGCAAGCATTGTGTTAAGTTTGATTATATTAAGTATTTCAATTGGTGTGATAGGTTTAAAATTATCACCTAATATTACGATTTTATTTGCTATAAGTGTGAGTATTTTTTATGTATTGATTAAAAGAATGCCAATGGAAATAATTAATAAGGGAATCGTTTCAGGTTTAAAACCAGGTATTATTCCGATTTTTATATTTTTATTAGTTGGGGCATTGATTGCTGTATGGATACAAGCGGGAATTATCCCAACACTTATGGTAGTTGGTTTTAAAATTATCAGTGTTAAATGGTTTGTTCCTTCCGTTTTTGTTGTTTGTGCCATTGTAGGTAGTGCAGTAGGTAGTGCGTTTACGGTTATGTCGACTATCGGAATTGCCTTTTTTGGCATTGGAGCGACGATTGGATTAAATCCAGCTCTGGTTGTTGGAGCAATTGTTTCTGGTTCTGTTTTTGGAGATAAGATGTCACCATTATCTGAATCAACTAACTTAGCCTCAGCTATAGCAGGAGCAGATCTTTTCAAACATATCAAACACATGATGTGGTCCACAGTCCCAGCATTTGTTATTTCTCTTATATTATTTGCTGTATTTGGTATGAGTAATGCTAATGCAGATTTAAGTGGTATTGATACAGTTATTACTGTACTTGAAAAAAACTTCTCTATTTCTTTTTGGTCAATTATTCCAATCGTTTTAATGCTAGCGTGTGCTTGGAAAAAAATTCCTGCAATTATCACGATTTTATTAAATGTTATTGTTGGAATTATCATGATTCTGATTCAATCGCCAACAGTTGGAATTGCTAAAATCGCTACAATGGTCGAAAAAGGATTTGTATCTGAAACAGGTAATCAAGAAATTGATTTGTTACTATCTAGAGGTGGAATTGATAGTATGATGCCAACTGTTTCGTTAATTATATTAACCTTATCTTTAGGTGGTATTCTAATGGAGATAGGTCTAATCACTACAGTTATTGAAGCTTTGGTGAAAAAATTAAATTCAACTTGGCAACTAATAGTTATTACATTATTCTCAAGTATTGGAGTCAATATTTTTATTGGAGAGCAATTTTTATCAGTGATTTTACCTGGAAATGCGTTTAAAGGTGCTTACAAAGAAAAAAATCTCGATCCTGTTGTTCTAGGGAGAACACTTGAAGACGGGGGAACTGTTATAAACTACTTAATACCTTGGGGAATTGCTGGAAGTTTTGTGGCGAGTACATTTGGCGTTCCTACACTTACGTACCTTCCATTTGTTTTCTTTAGTTTATTGTCACCAGTATTTTCTATTGTCAGTGCAGTAACAGGAATAGGCGTCACTTATATAGAAGAAACTAATTAA
- the sdaAA gene encoding L-serine ammonia-lyase, iron-sulfur-dependent, subunit alpha: MLFQSIEELVELANKCGSIHEAMIQTEIEMSQYPREVVLEHMGKNLDVMMASIEKGVKGVTSVTGLTGGDATKMDEYIKSGNYLGGKTILSAVRNAIAVNEVNAEMGLICATPTAGSAGVAAGVLSALTEERGLTREQQINFLFTAGAFGLVIANNASISGAAGGCQAEIGSASAMASAALVEVCGGTPEQSAQAVAITIKNMMGLICDPVAGLVEVPCVKRNALGASQAYVSADMALAGITSVIPPDEVVEAMHRVGMQMPSIFKETAEGGLATTKTGMAITNKLYPKG; the protein is encoded by the coding sequence ATGTTATTTCAATCAATTGAAGAATTAGTAGAATTAGCAAATAAATGTGGCTCTATTCATGAAGCCATGATTCAAACTGAAATTGAAATGTCTCAATACCCAAGAGAAGTCGTTTTAGAACATATGGGAAAAAATCTTGATGTGATGATGGCTTCTATTGAAAAAGGGGTTAAAGGTGTCACATCCGTTACCGGTTTAACTGGTGGGGATGCTACTAAAATGGATGAGTACATCAAGTCAGGTAATTATTTAGGCGGTAAGACAATTTTATCAGCTGTTAGAAATGCAATCGCAGTTAATGAAGTTAACGCTGAAATGGGACTTATTTGTGCCACACCTACTGCTGGTAGTGCTGGTGTTGCAGCCGGAGTTTTATCTGCTTTAACAGAAGAAAGAGGCTTAACTCGTGAGCAACAAATTAATTTCCTCTTTACAGCAGGCGCTTTTGGATTAGTTATTGCCAATAATGCTTCTATCAGTGGTGCTGCTGGTGGTTGTCAAGCAGAGATAGGTTCTGCTAGTGCTATGGCTAGTGCTGCTCTTGTTGAAGTATGTGGTGGCACACCTGAACAGTCTGCTCAAGCTGTTGCTATTACAATTAAAAATATGATGGGTCTTATCTGTGACCCTGTTGCAGGACTTGTGGAAGTGCCATGTGTTAAACGAAATGCTCTTGGTGCCTCTCAAGCTTACGTTTCAGCAGATATGGCTCTTGCCGGCATCACAAGTGTTATTCCTCCTGATGAAGTCGTTGAAGCCATGCACCGAGTTGGCATGCAAATGCCTAGTATCTTCAAAGAAACTGCAGAGGGTGGTTTAGCAACAACTAAAACTGGTATGGCGATTACTAATAAATTATATCCAAAAGGTTAA
- a CDS encoding alpha/beta fold hydrolase, which yields MKKWKLILLTLPLLFILLACKKEAPLEQHQVTQESVPEKTSIPTVFIHGYSGNKQTMKSMMERFEEKDFAEEELLIEVASDGQIIDKKPKKEDFKKNNPMIRLVFEDSKSHQWNQADWIQKALSYLKTTYQVKEVNLVGFSMGGISSLLYLETYTNDSMQPKVNKVATIGAPFNDFIENSHQGLEDILENGPENTSDQLVNYENQIDNIPKNISFLLIGGQKSDSEPSDGTVPLSSSLGIYSLLEKNQYKVKSEVIFGVNAAHSSLRKNEDVDKYLSNFLWL from the coding sequence ATGAAAAAATGGAAATTAATCCTTCTGACGCTCCCATTACTTTTTATCTTATTAGCTTGTAAAAAAGAGGCACCTCTTGAACAGCATCAAGTGACTCAAGAATCAGTACCAGAAAAAACAAGTATTCCAACAGTTTTTATTCATGGATATAGCGGAAATAAACAGACGATGAAAAGTATGATGGAGCGGTTCGAAGAAAAAGATTTTGCAGAAGAAGAATTATTAATTGAAGTAGCAAGTGATGGTCAGATCATTGATAAAAAACCTAAAAAAGAAGATTTTAAGAAGAACAATCCAATGATTCGATTAGTGTTTGAAGACAGTAAGAGTCATCAATGGAATCAAGCAGATTGGATCCAAAAGGCATTGTCGTATTTGAAAACAACCTATCAAGTCAAAGAGGTTAATCTTGTAGGTTTTTCTATGGGCGGGATTAGTAGTTTGTTGTATCTTGAAACGTATACAAATGACAGTATGCAACCTAAAGTAAATAAGGTTGCAACGATTGGGGCACCATTTAATGATTTTATCGAAAACAGCCATCAAGGGTTAGAAGATATTTTAGAAAATGGACCTGAAAACACTAGTGACCAGTTAGTCAATTATGAAAATCAGATCGATAATATTCCCAAAAATATCTCTTTCTTATTGATTGGTGGACAAAAATCTGATTCCGAACCTAGCGATGGGACAGTTCCACTGAGTAGTTCTTTAGGTATTTATTCATTGCTAGAAAAAAATCAGTACAAGGTTAAAAGTGAGGTTATCTTTGGTGTTAACGCTGCTCATAGCTCACTTAGAAAAAACGAGGATGTTGATAAATACTTATCGAATTTTTTATGGTTATGA
- a CDS encoding putative glycolipid-binding domain-containing protein, with protein sequence MKSIEFFNIETGAIEKGDLILSESLIIYNSTIQSGETFFEIGITINPDWSVNRFKITKNKAIILSGEKSDTFWFINQEPLITDESIDFIDISMTPFTNTLPINFMKESSSQKKTFPMLFLDVKKEQANICHQTYSFHTDFILYENMETNYSNQLTVDKNGIVVDYPNAFKRII encoded by the coding sequence ATGAAATCGATTGAATTTTTTAATATTGAAACAGGCGCTATTGAAAAAGGTGACTTGATATTATCTGAGTCACTAATTATTTATAATTCAACTATTCAATCTGGTGAGACCTTTTTTGAAATTGGTATAACCATTAATCCAGACTGGTCAGTCAATCGATTTAAAATTACAAAAAATAAAGCAATTATTTTAAGTGGTGAAAAATCAGATACTTTTTGGTTTATTAACCAAGAACCACTAATAACTGATGAATCTATTGATTTTATAGATATCTCAATGACGCCATTTACTAATACTTTGCCAATCAATTTTATGAAAGAATCAAGTAGTCAAAAGAAAACTTTTCCTATGTTGTTTCTTGATGTAAAAAAAGAACAAGCTAACATTTGTCATCAAACTTATTCTTTTCACACTGATTTTATTCTTTATGAAAATATGGAGACGAATTACAGCAATCAATTGACCGTTGATAAAAATGGAATTGTTGTCGACTACCCTAATGCATTTAAACGCATCATTTAA
- the secE gene encoding preprotein translocase subunit SecE produces the protein MKFLKSVKVEMQEVTWPSKAKLSKDVVTVIQSTLLFAAFFAVSDFAIDFVMKLFV, from the coding sequence ATGAAATTTTTAAAAAGCGTTAAAGTAGAAATGCAAGAAGTAACATGGCCTTCAAAAGCTAAGTTATCAAAAGACGTTGTAACAGTTATTCAATCGACTCTTTTATTCGCAGCATTTTTCGCTGTTTCAGACTTTGCTATCGATTTTGTTATGAAGTTATTTGTCTAA
- a CDS encoding QueT transporter family protein, which yields MEKRAVQTNTQVIIFNGLLAALYIILTVVVAPVAQGPIQFRISESLNHIVVFNKKLLWGVFGGVVMFNLFFSTGGLLDVLFGGGQTLLALLLTAYSEKWIKDTKKRMVFNTIAFSLSMILIAIMICILSNQAIGSAFFWGTYGSLFLSELVIMSVSAPMIYYVNKYVHFDRI from the coding sequence ATGGAAAAAAGAGCAGTACAAACGAATACCCAAGTGATTATTTTTAATGGTTTATTAGCAGCACTGTACATAATTTTAACGGTTGTTGTAGCACCTGTTGCTCAAGGTCCGATTCAGTTTAGAATTTCGGAAAGTTTAAACCATATTGTTGTATTTAACAAAAAATTATTATGGGGTGTTTTTGGTGGAGTAGTCATGTTTAATTTATTTTTCTCAACAGGAGGTCTGTTGGATGTTTTATTTGGTGGAGGACAAACGTTACTAGCGTTACTGTTAACCGCCTATTCAGAAAAATGGATTAAAGATACGAAAAAAAGAATGGTTTTTAATACCATTGCCTTTTCTCTGAGTATGATTTTAATTGCTATTATGATTTGTATTTTAAGCAATCAAGCAATCGGCTCAGCCTTTTTCTGGGGAACTTATGGTTCATTATTCTTAAGTGAATTAGTCATCATGAGTGTATCAGCCCCAATGATTTATTATGTGAATAAATACGTTCATTTTGATCGGATTTAA